From the genome of Pseudomonas sp. gcc21, one region includes:
- a CDS encoding ABC transporter ATP-binding protein, which produces MFRWFEQRINPFPSEEPTEPPRTLLAFCLHFTRGSWAYLLIAGLLMAGIAVAEVWLFSFLGNIVDWLSEQNRETFLQTEGWKLAAMALVVIVLLPGLVLTNSLVTYQTLMGNFPMRIRWLVHRYLLRQSMAFYQDEFAGRIATKLMQTALAVRECVIKLIDVLNYVIVYFLGTLLVVGIADWRLAMPMLLWFLGYLLLMRIFVPVMGKVAEEQADARSMMTGRIVDSYTNIQTVKLFSHAGRESSFAREGMDEFMTTVYRQMRLVTQINVSLYALNGILLLSVAGLAIWLWLNAAVSVGVVAVAIGLVLRLWGMSQWILWEVSALFENIGTVQDGINSISRPQVVEDAPDAVPLKVTRGEIKFEDVRFHYGKGHGVMEHLNLHIRPGEKIGLVGRSGAGKSTLVNLLLRFYDVEGGRILIDGVDIGGVTQDSLRQHIGMVTQDTSLLHRSVRDNILYGKPDADEDMMLQAARRARTDAFIPDLRDAKGRQGYDAHVGERGVKLSGGQRQRIAIARVMLKDAPILILDEATSALDSEVEAAIQQSLNILMEGKTVIAIAHRLSTIAEMDRLIVMDQGHIIEDGSHSELLARGGLYAQLWARQSGGFLAED; this is translated from the coding sequence ATGTTTCGCTGGTTCGAACAACGTATCAATCCCTTTCCTTCCGAGGAACCCACTGAGCCGCCCCGTACGCTGCTTGCCTTTTGCCTGCATTTTACGCGTGGAAGCTGGGCGTACCTGTTGATTGCAGGCCTGTTGATGGCCGGTATTGCGGTCGCCGAGGTATGGCTGTTCAGCTTCCTCGGCAACATCGTCGATTGGCTTTCGGAGCAGAACCGCGAAACATTCCTGCAGACAGAAGGCTGGAAACTGGCGGCCATGGCGTTGGTGGTCATCGTCCTGCTACCCGGACTGGTACTTACCAATTCCCTGGTGACCTATCAGACGCTGATGGGCAACTTCCCCATGCGCATCCGCTGGCTGGTGCACCGCTACCTGCTGCGCCAGTCGATGGCGTTTTATCAGGACGAGTTCGCTGGCAGGATCGCCACCAAACTGATGCAGACCGCGTTGGCAGTGCGCGAATGCGTCATCAAGCTGATCGACGTGCTCAACTACGTAATCGTGTACTTTCTCGGCACGCTACTGGTGGTCGGCATTGCCGATTGGCGACTGGCCATGCCTATGCTGCTCTGGTTTCTGGGTTACCTGCTCCTGATGCGTATTTTTGTGCCGGTAATGGGCAAAGTTGCCGAAGAACAGGCCGACGCCCGTTCAATGATGACCGGCCGCATTGTCGACAGCTACACCAATATCCAGACGGTCAAGCTGTTCTCCCATGCCGGTCGCGAATCCAGCTTCGCCCGCGAAGGCATGGACGAGTTCATGACCACCGTGTACCGGCAGATGCGCCTGGTCACCCAGATCAATGTCTCGCTTTACGCACTGAACGGCATATTGCTACTCAGCGTTGCCGGGTTGGCGATCTGGCTGTGGCTCAATGCCGCCGTAAGCGTGGGAGTGGTGGCAGTAGCCATTGGATTGGTGTTGCGCCTGTGGGGCATGTCGCAGTGGATACTGTGGGAAGTGTCCGCACTGTTTGAAAATATCGGCACCGTGCAGGACGGCATCAACTCCATCTCCCGGCCGCAGGTCGTCGAAGATGCGCCTGATGCCGTGCCGCTGAAGGTCACCCGCGGGGAGATCAAGTTCGAGGACGTGCGCTTCCATTACGGCAAAGGCCACGGCGTGATGGAGCACCTTAACCTGCATATCCGACCGGGCGAGAAAATCGGATTGGTCGGCCGCTCCGGTGCGGGCAAATCCACGCTGGTCAATCTGCTGCTGCGCTTTTATGACGTCGAAGGCGGACGCATCCTGATCGACGGAGTGGATATAGGCGGCGTGACGCAGGACTCTCTGCGCCAACACATCGGCATGGTCACCCAGGACACCTCCCTGCTGCATCGTTCCGTGCGGGACAACATCCTGTATGGCAAACCGGATGCCGATGAAGACATGATGCTGCAGGCTGCCCGTCGCGCCAGAACCGACGCGTTCATTCCCGACCTGCGCGATGCCAAGGGTCGCCAGGGTTACGACGCGCATGTCGGCGAACGTGGCGTTAAGCTCTCCGGCGGCCAGCGTCAACGCATCGCCATTGCGCGGGTCATGCTCAAGGATGCGCCGATACTGATCCTGGACGAAGCAACCTCGGCGCTGGATTCGGAAGTAGAAGCGGCGATCCAGCAGAGTCTGAACATCCTGATGGAAGGCAAAACCGTCATAGCCATCGCCCACCGACTCTCAACCATCGCCGAGATGGACCGGCTGATTGTCATGGATCAGGGACATATCATTGAAGACGGCAGCCACAGCGAACTGCTCGCACGCGGCGGATTGTATGCGCAGCTCTGGGCGCGGCAGTCGGGTGGGTTTCTGGCTGAGGATTGA
- a CDS encoding SGNH/GDSL hydrolase family protein: MSLMIRIKHCAFIAAALTLMNIGTANAVNPPVSGTADTMIIGDSVFALSGDIKEYLEDDLGEPITSHARSGCQMIGGNLICSRRYAIPEQYDNASKRGIKTVIMNGGGNDIQLNDCSPSLEKCMPLLQDLEDEIASLAQQMQADGIEEIIFLGYYNAKGSAAAMREINEYSMNYKARTYPGLGITFVDVRDRFNGNEDRYIANDEIHPTAEGSRVLADLLLEKLTD, translated from the coding sequence ATGTCTTTGATGATCAGGATCAAGCACTGCGCCTTTATCGCCGCAGCGCTGACCTTAATGAATATCGGCACCGCCAACGCGGTCAACCCGCCGGTAAGCGGCACAGCAGACACAATGATTATTGGCGATTCGGTGTTCGCCCTGAGCGGTGACATCAAGGAATATCTTGAAGACGACCTTGGCGAACCCATCACCAGTCACGCCCGCTCAGGCTGCCAGATGATCGGCGGAAACCTGATCTGCTCGCGGCGCTATGCGATTCCAGAGCAATATGACAACGCATCCAAGCGCGGCATCAAGACAGTCATCATGAATGGCGGCGGCAACGATATTCAGCTCAACGATTGCAGCCCTTCCCTCGAAAAATGCATGCCGCTTCTGCAGGATCTTGAAGATGAAATCGCTTCGCTGGCTCAGCAGATGCAGGCTGACGGCATCGAAGAAATCATCTTCCTCGGTTACTACAATGCCAAGGGCAGCGCGGCAGCCATGCGGGAAATCAATGAATACAGCATGAACTACAAAGCCAGAACCTACCCTGGCCTTGGCATCACCTTCGTCGACGTCCGTGACCGTTTCAACGGCAACGAAGACCGTTATATCGCCAACGACGAAATCCATCCTACCGCGGAAGGTTCACGCGTACTGGCAGACCTGCTACTTGAAAAGCTGACTGACTGA
- a CDS encoding methyltransferase domain-containing protein has protein sequence MNDEEVLLEKLRDDYGQLRITEAEGYRFLYFGEQTEQSCSFVAEPAWLEYDYTRAMLLGCFWQSTPRDTLMLGLGGGALANCLIEHFQSGKLTAIELRPAVVELASRWLGLTRDERFHVGIGCAESYVRSAPSSCDLLFMDLYMEGGISRLQMQKEFFQACHRTLRPGGVMVINQWQMGETGQPYASRLLQDLFGDRYLQVAVEEGNILLFVPASGELQLDRVAMLEWADRLEQQLGYSLRPYIQLLRRANEAPPL, from the coding sequence ATGAACGACGAAGAAGTACTCCTTGAGAAACTGCGCGATGATTACGGTCAGCTTCGAATTACCGAAGCTGAGGGCTATCGATTTCTGTATTTCGGTGAGCAGACCGAACAAAGCTGCAGTTTCGTTGCAGAGCCCGCGTGGCTCGAATATGACTATACGCGGGCTATGCTGCTGGGCTGCTTCTGGCAGTCGACGCCGCGGGACACGCTCATGCTGGGGCTGGGCGGCGGCGCATTGGCGAATTGCCTGATAGAGCACTTTCAGTCTGGAAAGTTGACCGCTATCGAGCTCCGTCCCGCCGTCGTGGAGCTGGCCAGTCGTTGGCTGGGTCTGACCCGGGATGAACGGTTTCATGTAGGCATCGGTTGCGCTGAATCCTATGTCAGATCGGCACCGTCAAGTTGTGATCTGCTGTTTATGGATCTGTATATGGAAGGGGGGATTTCGCGTCTGCAAATGCAGAAGGAATTCTTCCAGGCATGCCACCGAACGTTGCGCCCGGGTGGAGTAATGGTGATCAATCAATGGCAAATGGGCGAAACCGGCCAGCCCTATGCGTCGCGGTTACTGCAGGATCTGTTTGGTGATCGGTATCTGCAGGTGGCAGTGGAAGAGGGCAATATCCTGTTGTTCGTACCCGCAAGCGGCGAGCTGCAACTCGACCGGGTGGCAATGCTGGAATGGGCAGACCGGCTGGAACAGCAGCTTGGCTATTCGCTTCGGCCCTATATCCAGTTGCTGCGCCGGGCTAATGAGGCGCCGCCGCTTTAA
- a CDS encoding SprT family zinc-dependent metalloprotease, with protein MNDLTEAVEQAYQRAEQRLGRTFVRPRVTLDLRGQRAGVAYLGRNLLRFNERMYRDNQEDFLLQTVPHEVAHLVAHALHGGNIRPHGIEWQTLMIDVFGLEPKRCHDYAVPERRRTHYYYQCGCPTPISFTPQRHAWVGRGRRYQCRRCGDLLKFTGKLQFA; from the coding sequence ATGAACGATCTTACCGAAGCAGTCGAACAGGCATACCAACGCGCAGAGCAACGTCTGGGCAGAACATTTGTACGTCCACGGGTGACGCTGGATCTGCGGGGACAACGTGCCGGGGTCGCCTACCTGGGGCGCAACCTGCTGCGCTTCAACGAACGCATGTATCGGGATAACCAGGAAGATTTTCTGCTACAAACCGTCCCCCACGAAGTTGCCCACCTTGTCGCCCACGCGCTGCACGGCGGCAACATCCGTCCCCATGGCATCGAATGGCAAACCCTGATGATAGACGTGTTCGGATTAGAGCCGAAACGCTGTCACGATTATGCCGTTCCGGAGCGACGCCGCACCCATTACTACTATCAGTGCGGCTGCCCTACCCCCATCTCCTTTACGCCGCAGCGTCATGCGTGGGTAGGCCGCGGCAGGCGCTACCAATGTCGGCGCTGCGGCGATCTGCTGAAGTTTACGGGAAAGTTGCAGTTTGCCTGA
- a CDS encoding flavodoxin family protein, translated as MAHKQLLIVAHAPSPNTRLLAEAVLRGAQNPEIESVEARWIPPLEATPEDVLSADGIILGTTENLGYMSGALKDFFDRCYYPVLEQKQGLPSALYIRAGLDGTGTRRAVESIVTGLRWSWARDPLTFKGEWRSDFVTDAEELGLYMAAGLDSGIF; from the coding sequence ATGGCCCACAAGCAACTTCTGATAGTCGCCCATGCCCCTTCGCCCAACACCCGCCTGCTGGCCGAAGCGGTATTGCGCGGCGCACAGAATCCCGAAATTGAGAGTGTTGAGGCGCGCTGGATTCCGCCTCTGGAAGCCACTCCTGAGGACGTCCTCTCCGCCGACGGGATTATTCTCGGCACCACCGAAAACCTGGGCTACATGAGCGGGGCGCTGAAGGATTTTTTCGACCGTTGTTACTACCCGGTACTGGAGCAAAAGCAGGGACTACCCTCCGCCCTCTACATTCGGGCTGGCCTGGATGGCACCGGAACCCGGCGCGCCGTGGAGAGCATTGTCACCGGGCTACGCTGGAGCTGGGCCCGGGATCCGCTCACGTTCAAAGGTGAATGGCGCAGCGACTTTGTAACCGATGCAGAGGAACTCGGCCTGTACATGGCCGCCGGCCTGGATAGCGGGATTTTCTAG
- a CDS encoding MFS transporter, whose translation MIPILLPIGALLSGIGLLLMGTGLLNTLLPLRGSAEGFSDQTLGLLGSAYYAGFIIGTWVCPKLIRRMGHIRAFAFCAAATAAFILLHVLIVDAAFWFVLRVLTGIVLVGIYTVVESWLNSEAPSERRSQVFAVYMVVNLGALAASQQLLRFGNPLGAVLFAVAAIFLMAAILPVTATRLPQPKISQTPALSLKRLWAAAPVAVSGSLLAGLAMGGFWGLGAVYVNRLGMDAAAVASFMSLTILGGMIMQWPLGLLSDRIDRRHALAIVTGVAALGGLLMLVFASSMQMLLVAAAIFGAGAFAVYPTLVAHLIDHLHHDEILSGNSALLMLNGVGSAFGPALAGFLMGMTAPSALPVFFAVLFAACSLYAFLQARNSRDRIVEEPAQFVPMVHSTDAMLELALEDQVHPSEADDSRQPEVETQEPVDAAAGRPS comes from the coding sequence ATGATTCCAATACTGTTGCCCATTGGGGCGCTTTTGTCGGGAATTGGCCTGTTGCTCATGGGCACCGGGCTGTTGAATACCTTGCTGCCGCTGCGTGGCAGTGCCGAAGGCTTCAGTGATCAGACGCTGGGGTTGCTGGGTTCGGCCTATTACGCCGGTTTCATTATTGGCACCTGGGTGTGCCCCAAACTCATCCGGCGCATGGGGCATATTCGTGCCTTTGCGTTCTGCGCTGCGGCTACCGCAGCCTTCATTCTGCTGCATGTGCTGATAGTCGACGCGGCATTCTGGTTCGTATTGCGCGTGTTGACCGGTATCGTGCTGGTGGGCATCTATACCGTGGTCGAGAGCTGGCTGAATTCCGAGGCGCCCTCCGAGCGTCGAAGCCAGGTTTTCGCGGTGTATATGGTGGTCAACCTCGGGGCGCTGGCCGCGTCACAACAATTACTGCGATTCGGCAACCCCCTCGGGGCGGTGCTGTTCGCCGTTGCTGCGATTTTCCTGATGGCTGCCATCCTGCCGGTTACCGCGACGCGACTGCCGCAGCCGAAAATTTCCCAGACGCCTGCGCTCTCACTGAAGCGCCTATGGGCTGCTGCGCCTGTTGCGGTCTCGGGATCGTTGCTGGCCGGGTTGGCCATGGGTGGGTTCTGGGGTTTGGGCGCTGTGTATGTGAACCGGCTGGGGATGGACGCAGCAGCGGTCGCAAGCTTCATGTCGCTTACCATTCTCGGGGGCATGATCATGCAATGGCCGCTGGGGTTGCTCTCGGACAGGATCGACAGAAGGCACGCGCTGGCAATCGTCACCGGTGTTGCGGCGCTGGGTGGGCTGCTGATGCTGGTGTTCGCGTCGTCCATGCAGATGCTGCTGGTTGCCGCCGCTATATTCGGCGCAGGTGCCTTTGCGGTGTATCCGACACTGGTCGCGCACCTGATCGACCACTTGCACCATGATGAAATTCTCTCAGGGAATTCCGCATTGCTGATGCTGAACGGCGTTGGTTCGGCTTTTGGACCGGCATTGGCGGGCTTTTTGATGGGCATGACCGCGCCGAGTGCGCTGCCCGTGTTCTTCGCGGTGCTGTTCGCGGCTTGCTCCCTGTATGCGTTTCTTCAGGCGCGCAATTCCAGAGATCGCATCGTTGAGGAACCGGCGCAGTTCGTGCCTATGGTGCACTCAACCGATGCCATGCTTGAGCTGGCGCTGGAAGATCAGGTACACCCGTCAGAGGCTGACGATTCTCGCCAGCCCGAAGTCGAAACGCAGGAGCCGGTAGACGCCGCGGCAGGCAGGCCATCCTGA
- a CDS encoding DNA-J related domain-containing protein, whose protein sequence is MTATPEDLLPTGFDQHLLAILEAAPEGLGEHALIKRLAADYPQSVFAIPGAFSDPLQLFRLHFLLFHTLYRLSDALNPAGLQLQIGAMRIAITPVTVSRPGLALSDPLRTYYLDWQQWAATNAADVQALLDSFWTRQSVALDGQVGQALAFLQLDVDSTFTQIKQRYRTLMSTHHPDRGGDTQHVQRINEAFLILKRYYRST, encoded by the coding sequence ATGACTGCCACACCCGAAGATTTACTGCCCACGGGGTTCGATCAACATCTGCTTGCCATCCTGGAAGCGGCTCCGGAGGGCCTGGGCGAGCATGCGCTGATCAAGCGCCTGGCTGCGGATTATCCGCAGTCGGTCTTTGCCATACCGGGCGCTTTCAGCGATCCGCTGCAATTGTTCCGGCTGCACTTTCTGCTCTTCCATACGCTGTATCGGCTGTCTGATGCGCTAAACCCCGCCGGACTCCAGTTGCAAATCGGTGCAATGCGTATCGCTATAACGCCTGTCACAGTCTCCCGTCCCGGCCTGGCTCTGTCCGATCCGCTGCGCACCTACTATCTGGATTGGCAGCAGTGGGCTGCGACCAATGCGGCGGATGTACAGGCGCTACTGGATTCATTCTGGACCCGACAGTCGGTTGCTCTGGATGGCCAGGTTGGACAGGCGCTGGCGTTTCTGCAGCTGGACGTTGACTCGACGTTCACGCAAATCAAGCAGCGTTATCGCACCCTGATGAGTACTCATCACCCTGATCGGGGTGGCGATACACAGCATGTACAGCGCATCAACGAAGCATTTTTAATTCTAAAACGCTATTACCGTTCTACTTGA
- a CDS encoding Yip1 family protein translates to MIQHVMGLFTHPDQEWREIKGEERTIGPTYLVHVLVLAAIPVVSAYIGTTQVGWSIGTVDPVKLTQASAMYMTALSYIALLAGVVVMGAFIHWMARTYDSSPTLSDCLVFAAYTATPLFLAGLCALYPNLWLLMVVGTAAVAYTTYLLYQGIPIFMDIPPEEGFLFSSSILAVGLVVLVAMMATAVIFWGFGIGPVYLR, encoded by the coding sequence ATGATCCAACACGTCATGGGATTGTTCACCCACCCTGATCAGGAATGGCGGGAAATCAAGGGCGAGGAACGCACCATCGGCCCGACCTACCTTGTGCATGTTCTTGTTCTCGCCGCGATTCCAGTCGTATCGGCCTATATCGGCACTACCCAGGTCGGCTGGTCGATAGGTACGGTCGACCCCGTCAAGCTGACCCAGGCAAGCGCGATGTACATGACCGCGCTATCCTATATCGCTCTGTTGGCGGGTGTAGTGGTCATGGGCGCCTTCATTCACTGGATGGCACGCACCTACGATTCAAGCCCCACCTTGAGTGACTGTCTGGTATTCGCTGCCTACACCGCAACGCCGTTGTTCCTGGCGGGTTTATGCGCCTTGTACCCGAACCTGTGGCTGTTGATGGTGGTTGGCACCGCTGCGGTCGCCTACACCACCTACCTGCTATACCAGGGTATTCCGATCTTCATGGATATCCCGCCTGAGGAAGGTTTCCTATTTTCCAGCTCGATTCTGGCGGTCGGCCTGGTGGTGCTTGTTGCGATGATGGCAACGGCCGTCATTTTCTGGGGCTTTGGCATCGGCCCGGTCTACCTGCGCTAA
- the ttcA gene encoding tRNA 2-thiocytidine(32) synthetase TtcA encodes MSTLSVNQNKLQKRLRRLAAEAVTDYGMIEDGDKIMVCLSGGKDSYTMLDVLLHLQKVAPIRFELVAVNLDQKQPGFPEHVLPAYLEQVGVPYHILERDTYSIVKEKVPEGKTTCSLCSRLRRGNLYTFADEIGATRVALGHHRDDIVETFFLNMFYGGTLKAMPPKLLSDDGRNVVIRPLAYCSERDIEAYSQLREFPIIPCNLCGSQENLQRKVVKEMLQSWERETPGRIESIFRSLRHVHPSQLADARLFDFASLKIDDQATPRFLNVMNV; translated from the coding sequence ATGTCCACCCTGAGCGTCAACCAGAACAAACTGCAGAAACGTCTGCGCCGCCTCGCTGCTGAAGCTGTTACGGACTACGGCATGATCGAGGACGGCGACAAGATCATGGTGTGCCTCTCCGGCGGCAAGGACAGCTACACCATGCTGGACGTGCTGCTGCATCTGCAGAAGGTCGCGCCGATCCGTTTTGAGCTGGTGGCGGTCAATCTTGACCAGAAGCAGCCTGGTTTTCCGGAACACGTTCTCCCGGCGTATCTGGAGCAGGTTGGCGTGCCGTATCACATTCTGGAGCGCGATACCTATTCGATCGTCAAGGAGAAGGTGCCGGAGGGCAAGACCACCTGCTCGCTGTGTTCGCGCCTGAGACGCGGCAATCTCTATACCTTTGCCGACGAGATAGGCGCAACGCGAGTCGCCCTCGGGCATCACCGCGACGACATCGTCGAGACCTTTTTCCTGAACATGTTCTACGGCGGCACGCTCAAGGCGATGCCGCCCAAGCTGCTGTCGGATGACGGGCGCAACGTAGTGATTCGTCCGCTCGCCTACTGTAGCGAGAGGGACATCGAAGCCTACTCGCAGCTGCGTGAATTCCCGATTATTCCGTGCAACCTTTGTGGCTCGCAGGAAAACCTGCAGCGCAAGGTGGTCAAGGAAATGCTGCAAAGTTGGGAGCGCGAAACCCCCGGGCGCATCGAGAGCATTTTCCGCTCGCTGCGTCATGTGCATCCTTCCCAGCTGGCTGATGCCAGGTTGTTCGATTTCGCCAGCCTGAAAATCGACGACCAGGCCACTCCACGCTTTCTCAATGTCATGAATGTCTGA
- a CDS encoding DNA-3-methyladenine glycosylase I — MRTYSWLEEYCLNRFGSRAALEARLPVPATDDQLRRLSNDRYLSTLALRVFRAGLKHSLVDAKWPAFEQAFFGFDPEKVVLMGAEHIERMMQDTRLIRHLGKLRSVPRNAQMILDISAEHGSMGNFIADWPVTDITGLWRLIARRGNQMGGLSAPRYLRMLGKDTFVPSNDVVAALKAQGVVDKVPSSQRDLAATQAAFNQWHAESGRPMSQLSVMLGHTVNH; from the coding sequence CTGCGCACTTATAGCTGGCTGGAAGAGTATTGCCTGAACCGTTTCGGTTCTCGTGCTGCGCTGGAGGCGCGTCTGCCGGTGCCGGCCACTGACGATCAGCTGCGGCGGCTCAGTAACGATCGCTATCTGTCGACGCTGGCGCTGCGGGTGTTCCGCGCGGGCCTGAAACATAGCCTGGTCGATGCCAAATGGCCGGCCTTCGAGCAGGCGTTCTTTGGTTTTGATCCGGAGAAGGTCGTCTTGATGGGTGCCGAGCATATCGAGCGGATGATGCAGGACACCCGCTTGATACGGCATCTGGGCAAGCTCCGCAGTGTTCCGCGTAACGCGCAGATGATTCTTGATATCAGTGCTGAACACGGGTCGATGGGTAACTTCATCGCGGATTGGCCGGTCACTGATATTACCGGCCTGTGGAGACTGATTGCCCGGCGCGGCAATCAGATGGGCGGGCTGTCGGCGCCGCGCTATCTGCGCATGCTCGGCAAGGATACTTTCGTACCCAGTAACGACGTGGTCGCAGCGCTCAAGGCGCAGGGCGTGGTCGATAAAGTACCGAGCAGCCAGCGTGATCTGGCCGCTACGCAGGCGGCATTTAACCAATGGCATGCCGAGAGCGGGCGACCCATGTCGCAGCTGTCTGTAATGTTGGGCCATACCGTGAACCATTGA
- a CDS encoding C40 family peptidase, producing the protein MRLPGFMMLAATLVIAGCSSAPTTHAPQVSAAPPAPSGQAYDDVIFHAFSLLGTPYRYGGMSPDTGFDCSGLINYVYRESAGVSLPRTTSGLSALPARRSDSLQPGDLVLFSMQGRKVNHAGIYVGDGRFLHAPSTGGHVRVDNLHASHWQRWFSGSRRVLD; encoded by the coding sequence ATGCGTTTACCGGGTTTTATGATGCTCGCCGCAACATTGGTTATTGCAGGTTGCTCCAGTGCGCCGACAACCCATGCGCCTCAGGTCAGCGCGGCCCCGCCAGCACCTTCAGGACAGGCGTACGACGACGTCATTTTCCACGCATTCAGTCTGCTGGGTACGCCTTATCGTTATGGCGGCATGTCCCCGGATACCGGGTTCGATTGCAGCGGGCTGATCAACTACGTCTATCGCGAATCCGCAGGTGTCAGTCTGCCGCGGACGACCTCCGGCCTGAGCGCATTGCCCGCACGGCGATCGGATTCCCTGCAGCCGGGTGATCTCGTGTTGTTCTCGATGCAGGGGCGCAAGGTCAACCATGCCGGAATCTACGTTGGCGACGGTCGCTTCCTTCACGCGCCGAGTACTGGCGGCCACGTGCGGGTCGACAATCTGCACGCCAGTCATTGGCAGCGCTGGTTCAGCGGTTCCCGGCGCGTACTGGATTGA
- a CDS encoding class I SAM-dependent methyltransferase, whose product MKPVAYSCPLCSAPTSPYCTDRRRAYYHCAVCGLVHVPADWHLDTQAERAIYDLHENDTDEPGYRRFLSRVTEPLLARLQPGSEGLDFGCGPAPALAAMLSEQSHRVALHDIYYHPAPEALERAWDFITATEVVEHLARPACELDRLWRCLKPGGWLAIMTKRVRDQQAFQTWHYKNDLTHISFFSNQTFEWLAERWEAELEIVGADVVMLRKRAQ is encoded by the coding sequence ATGAAACCCGTTGCTTACAGCTGTCCGTTATGCAGCGCGCCGACCTCGCCTTACTGCACCGACCGACGGCGCGCTTACTATCACTGCGCTGTCTGCGGCCTGGTGCATGTTCCAGCAGATTGGCATCTGGATACCCAAGCCGAACGAGCCATCTACGATCTGCACGAGAATGACACCGATGAGCCCGGTTACCGTCGCTTTCTATCGCGTGTCACCGAACCGCTGCTAGCCAGATTACAGCCGGGCAGCGAGGGCCTGGATTTTGGTTGTGGTCCTGCACCGGCGCTGGCTGCCATGCTCTCGGAGCAGAGTCATCGTGTTGCCCTGCATGACATCTACTACCACCCCGCACCCGAAGCACTGGAACGCGCATGGGATTTCATTACGGCGACCGAGGTTGTTGAACACCTGGCACGGCCAGCCTGCGAACTGGACCGACTATGGCGATGCCTGAAACCCGGCGGCTGGCTCGCCATCATGACCAAGCGTGTACGCGACCAGCAGGCATTTCAGACCTGGCATTACAAGAATGACCTGACGCATATCAGTTTCTTCAGCAATCAGACATTCGAGTGGCTGGCCGAGCGCTGGGAGGCAGAGCTGGAAATTGTCGGAGCGGATGTTGTAATGCTGCGCAAGCGCGCGCAATGA
- a CDS encoding CPBP family intramembrane glutamic endopeptidase — MALPRPSRSALDDGLILMRLAVLYSALGLISHYFAAWTMRQVGQQFHIDSQFLMLDALFAASVMLGSLLIAWLLQPAAPLRWLFGAHISLRGVLLAVLGATVMVYAAEPLAGWFDLRLPDSVLLPEDQARPQAVTPLLDLTGSRLFAALLIAVLWVPAAEELIFRGWLFKALAQTRPGVLVALPASTLIFALLHGFYSPGGVLVIGLLGLFLGWLRWRYDQLWLCVLAHAVYNGLTLLMVAIQ; from the coding sequence ATGGCACTGCCAAGGCCCAGCCGCTCTGCGCTGGACGATGGCCTGATACTGATGCGGTTGGCGGTGTTGTATAGCGCCCTAGGCTTGATCAGCCATTATTTCGCAGCCTGGACAATGCGCCAGGTCGGTCAGCAATTCCATATCGATAGCCAGTTCCTGATGCTGGATGCGCTCTTCGCCGCGTCGGTCATGCTGGGTAGCTTGCTGATTGCCTGGTTGTTGCAACCCGCTGCGCCACTGCGCTGGCTGTTCGGTGCTCACATCAGCCTGCGGGGCGTGCTATTGGCTGTGCTGGGCGCAACGGTGATGGTGTATGCCGCCGAGCCGCTCGCCGGCTGGTTTGATCTGCGCTTGCCCGATAGCGTACTGCTCCCGGAAGACCAGGCCAGGCCGCAAGCGGTAACGCCCCTGCTGGATCTGACCGGCAGCCGTTTATTCGCAGCGCTACTGATTGCCGTGTTGTGGGTACCCGCCGCCGAAGAGCTGATTTTTCGCGGCTGGCTATTCAAGGCGTTGGCCCAGACGCGCCCGGGCGTACTGGTGGCCTTGCCAGCGTCGACCCTGATCTTCGCTCTGCTGCATGGCTTCTACAGTCCCGGTGGCGTGTTGGTGATTGGTTTGCTGGGTCTGTTCCTGGGCTGGCTTCGCTGGCGCTACGACCAGCTCTGGCTGTGCGTACTGGCACACGCGGTGTACAACGGACTGACGCTGCTGATGGTAGCGATCCAATGA